The Hymenobacter baengnokdamensis genome includes a region encoding these proteins:
- a CDS encoding HupE/UreJ family protein: MSLFLTYLKLGFLHICSWQATDHLTFLLALCAPYVLADWRRVLALVTSFTIGHSITLALATLGVVGVNGPLVEALIPVTIMLTALVDMYRAGPVLPRRPARPEPVLLTAPNALAIAFGLIHGLGFSNYLRALLGAQSRPITELLSFNLGVELGQLLVVSGILLLGFVALRVFRIARRDWVLVTSGAALGVATLLLLQLSSR; this comes from the coding sequence ATGTCCCTCTTTCTTACCTACCTTAAATTAGGTTTTCTGCATATTTGCAGTTGGCAGGCCACCGACCATCTCACGTTTTTGCTGGCGCTGTGCGCGCCCTACGTGCTGGCCGACTGGCGGCGCGTGCTGGCGCTGGTAACGAGCTTCACAATAGGCCACTCTATCACGCTGGCGTTGGCCACGCTGGGCGTGGTAGGCGTAAATGGTCCGCTGGTCGAAGCCCTGATTCCGGTTACCATTATGCTTACGGCGCTGGTTGATATGTACCGCGCCGGCCCGGTGCTACCGCGGCGGCCAGCCCGGCCCGAGCCGGTGCTGCTCACCGCGCCCAATGCGCTAGCGATTGCCTTCGGGCTTATTCACGGTCTGGGCTTTTCCAACTACCTGCGCGCGCTGCTGGGAGCGCAAAGCCGCCCTATTACCGAGCTGCTATCCTTTAACCTGGGCGTCGAGCTGGGCCAGCTGCTGGTAGTGAGTGGTATTTTGCTGCTGGGCTTTGTGGCGCTGCGCGTGTTTCGGATAGCCCGCCGCGACTGGGTGCTGGTGACCAGCGGAGCCGCGCTGGGCGTGGCTACGTTGCTGCTGCTGCAATTGAGTAGTAGATGA
- a CDS encoding T9SS type A sorting domain-containing protein, whose protein sequence is MTKKILLAYGVRPMASRRIRPLLAAALSLLALGTSWGQQRLMPNATVATRESIAAGLPAGATSAAKPFVPSPAATYRVQAAIASTATGGNWSAASTWVGGVVPTATDDVTIASGATVTLDVAAAAGSLTIASGGTLVTSATTAYSLQVGGNVTNNGTLTMSASSTIGSDLRFVGAGSVTFGGTGTTDLYTMTLAKSTLADVVEMSLPTLSVKGTAAATTGFLLTQTTAATPVNDMTGTLKISGTATLTNRVFGNAASYVIPATGAFWLNNANFTVSAQTGSPSVSGQLRITAGTFNVGTSIGNSLSFGSGSVYTQEGGSLNVAGRFGSFTSATAAAAMTFNLSAGALNVSTIGNTSGTPSFGVNGTTTISGGVVNLVQRSTATTPLDYYVAGTYNFTGGAVNVGVAATATNFDFRIRGTFPNLTIDNTTNAKSALLQGQTNVYGTTLTTPGSNLNLNGQLLLQLGSTITNNGTVTGTTASSTLYFGGSVAQTLGGSGTFTTLRTLSVDNAGSGITLTVPLVVTRVNMFTGNLNGAGNLTIGDASATFFVVQIGVSATATSGAITSAPVFNIGSGALQLIYAPELTARTTGFEIPATRIVDIVTISNAAGVILAGGNLTINSSGVSNGSLILTTGLFTTSAANIATIGTAAGTYPTGSATSYVKGPLGITVNSATAVSRTFGVGDAAGWRPVVVNGITTSSAQTFTATVVNGAANGSVSGGISSLNPTRYVRLQNSANLPATATVQLSYGADDVVGSPATAVVAQAATANGVYASLGGAAATAPTTGIVSTQGITPGNDFFVLANTEGGALATSVASGCAGSTSGTLTLSGNAAGSTIVKYQADSGSGFADVAGTNTGTTLAFTNLTATTTFRAVILTSDNRTVYSAPVTVTVTPLASSAFSYSGSPFCKSSTATPTPTITGTAGGVFSSTTGLSLNASTGAISLSASTAGTYVVTYTVSGTCGSSSTQSVTITAAPLANIGYGASSYCTTTTGTVALGLGTGSTLGTLTVNPATGLTIAANGTLTPSTSTPGTYFITNTVAASGGCAAVTGGTTVTITAPPVAAFSYSGSPFCASATTNPTVTLGTGATAGTFTASPAGLTLNAATGAITLSSSTPGTYTVTNTVAASGGCAAVTATASVTITAAPVAAFSYSGSPFCKSSTTNPAVTLGTGASAGTFTATPAGLTINATTGAITLSSSTAGTYTVTNTVAAAGGCAATTATTTITITAAPLANIGYGASSYCTGTSGTVALGLGTGSTLGTLTVNPATGLSIAANGTLTPSTSTPGTYFITNTVAASGGCAAVTGGTTVTINATPATPTLTVTGTPSTGLVLTSSAATGNQFYLNGVAIAGATGQTYVVNSGTRNGSYTVVVTSTGGCASASSAPVSVTVTASTAAQVATSLAVYPNPTPDGHLSVELSGYREAVQLTISNALGQRVYEASVAASAAHKQAIDLSALPGGVYVLQARTASGGVEVRRIVRE, encoded by the coding sequence ATGACGAAAAAAATACTCCTTGCCTATGGTGTGCGGCCGATGGCAAGCCGGCGGATTCGGCCGCTGCTGGCTGCTGCACTGAGCTTGCTAGCGCTGGGCACCTCCTGGGGCCAGCAGCGCCTCATGCCGAATGCCACCGTGGCCACACGGGAAAGCATCGCGGCCGGGCTGCCAGCCGGCGCAACATCCGCCGCCAAGCCGTTTGTGCCCAGCCCAGCCGCTACGTACCGGGTTCAGGCGGCGATTGCCTCAACGGCTACGGGTGGTAACTGGAGTGCCGCCAGCACCTGGGTAGGCGGCGTGGTGCCAACTGCTACCGACGACGTAACAATTGCCAGCGGCGCCACCGTAACGCTCGACGTGGCGGCGGCGGCCGGCTCGCTTACCATTGCCAGTGGGGGCACGCTCGTTACATCGGCCACTACGGCCTACTCGTTGCAGGTGGGTGGCAACGTGACTAACAACGGCACCCTGACGATGAGCGCCAGCAGCACCATCGGCTCCGACCTGCGCTTCGTGGGTGCGGGCAGCGTCACGTTTGGCGGCACGGGCACTACCGACCTCTATACCATGACCCTGGCTAAATCGACGCTGGCCGACGTGGTGGAGATGAGCCTGCCGACGCTGTCGGTAAAAGGCACGGCGGCGGCCACTACGGGCTTCCTGCTGACCCAAACCACTGCCGCTACCCCGGTAAATGACATGACCGGCACCCTGAAGATTTCGGGTACGGCCACCCTTACCAACCGAGTTTTCGGCAACGCTGCCTCTTACGTCATTCCGGCCACGGGCGCATTCTGGCTCAATAATGCCAACTTTACGGTGAGCGCCCAGACGGGCTCACCCTCCGTTAGCGGCCAGCTGCGCATTACGGCGGGCACGTTTAACGTGGGCACGAGCATCGGCAACTCCCTCTCATTTGGCTCGGGCTCAGTTTATACCCAGGAAGGTGGCTCGCTGAACGTGGCCGGCCGGTTTGGGTCGTTCACTTCCGCAACAGCGGCGGCTGCCATGACCTTCAACCTGAGTGCCGGGGCGTTAAACGTCAGCACTATCGGGAATACGTCGGGTACGCCTTCATTTGGCGTAAATGGCACAACAACCATTTCGGGTGGGGTCGTTAACCTGGTGCAGCGTAGCACGGCCACTACGCCGCTCGACTACTACGTGGCTGGAACCTACAATTTTACGGGTGGTGCCGTAAACGTGGGCGTAGCGGCTACGGCTACCAATTTCGACTTCCGCATTCGGGGCACGTTTCCGAACCTTACCATCGACAATACAACCAACGCCAAAAGCGCCCTGCTACAAGGCCAGACCAACGTCTACGGCACAACGCTGACTACCCCCGGCAGCAACCTGAACCTAAATGGGCAGCTCCTGTTGCAGTTGGGTTCAACTATCACCAACAATGGTACGGTTACGGGTACCACGGCCAGCAGCACGCTATATTTTGGTGGCTCGGTGGCGCAGACGCTGGGCGGCTCGGGTACGTTTACCACCTTGCGTACGCTTAGCGTAGACAACGCTGGCAGCGGCATCACGCTGACGGTGCCGCTGGTAGTAACGCGTGTGAATATGTTCACGGGCAATCTTAATGGTGCCGGCAACCTGACCATCGGCGACGCCTCAGCCACTTTCTTTGTCGTGCAGATTGGGGTGTCGGCCACTGCCACCAGTGGTGCCATTACTTCGGCCCCGGTGTTCAATATTGGCAGTGGTGCCTTGCAACTGATTTACGCGCCAGAGCTGACGGCCCGTACTACCGGCTTTGAAATCCCGGCCACTCGCATCGTCGACATAGTTACTATCAGCAATGCAGCTGGGGTAATCTTGGCCGGCGGTAACCTGACCATCAACAGCAGCGGCGTATCAAACGGCTCCCTCATATTAACCACTGGCCTCTTCACTACCTCGGCGGCTAATATAGCGACCATAGGCACTGCCGCTGGCACGTATCCAACCGGTTCGGCTACTTCGTATGTGAAAGGCCCGCTGGGTATCACCGTAAACAGTGCCACGGCCGTGAGCCGCACCTTTGGGGTGGGCGACGCCGCTGGCTGGCGGCCGGTAGTGGTCAATGGCATCACCACCAGCAGTGCCCAGACCTTCACGGCTACCGTCGTGAATGGTGCAGCCAACGGCTCGGTTTCGGGCGGTATTTCGAGCCTGAACCCCACTCGCTACGTACGCCTGCAAAACTCAGCCAACCTGCCCGCCACGGCCACTGTGCAGCTCAGCTACGGGGCCGACGATGTAGTAGGCAGCCCGGCCACGGCCGTAGTAGCCCAGGCGGCCACCGCCAACGGCGTATACGCTTCGCTAGGTGGTGCCGCTGCAACCGCGCCTACCACGGGCATCGTTTCCACTCAGGGTATTACACCTGGCAACGACTTCTTCGTATTGGCTAACACCGAAGGCGGGGCCCTCGCTACCTCGGTAGCCAGCGGCTGCGCCGGCTCTACTTCGGGCACGCTCACGTTGAGCGGCAACGCGGCCGGCAGCACTATTGTAAAGTACCAGGCTGATAGCGGTAGCGGCTTCGCCGACGTAGCCGGCACTAACACCGGCACCACGCTGGCCTTCACCAACCTCACGGCTACGACTACTTTTCGGGCCGTTATCCTGACTTCCGACAACCGCACCGTGTACTCGGCTCCGGTTACGGTAACCGTTACGCCCTTAGCTTCGTCGGCGTTCAGCTACAGCGGCTCGCCCTTCTGCAAGAGCAGCACGGCTACGCCCACGCCCACCATCACGGGCACGGCGGGCGGTGTATTCTCTTCGACCACGGGCCTGAGCCTGAACGCCAGCACTGGCGCTATCAGCCTAAGCGCCAGTACCGCCGGTACCTATGTAGTAACCTACACTGTGAGCGGCACCTGCGGCAGCAGCAGCACGCAGAGCGTCACCATCACGGCGGCACCGCTGGCGAACATTGGCTACGGGGCCAGCAGCTACTGCACCACGACCACGGGCACGGTGGCGCTGGGCCTCGGCACCGGCTCGACGCTGGGCACGCTCACGGTGAACCCGGCCACGGGCCTCACCATCGCGGCCAATGGTACGCTTACGCCCTCGACCTCCACGCCGGGCACGTACTTCATCACCAACACGGTGGCCGCCTCGGGCGGGTGCGCGGCCGTGACGGGCGGCACGACCGTCACCATCACGGCGCCGCCGGTGGCGGCGTTCAGCTACAGCGGCTCGCCCTTCTGCGCGAGCGCAACCACCAATCCCACGGTGACGCTGGGCACGGGCGCTACGGCGGGCACGTTCACGGCCTCACCGGCGGGCCTTACCCTCAACGCTGCTACCGGAGCCATTACGCTTAGTAGCAGTACGCCCGGCACCTACACGGTTACGAACACGGTGGCCGCTTCGGGCGGGTGCGCGGCCGTGACGGCCACGGCTAGTGTCACTATCACGGCCGCGCCGGTAGCTGCCTTCAGCTACAGCGGCTCGCCCTTTTGCAAGAGCAGCACGACAAACCCGGCCGTAACGCTCGGTACGGGTGCCTCGGCAGGTACGTTCACGGCTACGCCCGCGGGCCTGACCATCAATGCCACTACGGGGGCCATTACCCTTAGCAGCAGCACCGCCGGCACCTATACCGTAACCAATACGGTAGCCGCTGCCGGTGGCTGCGCCGCTACTACGGCTACCACTACTATCACCATTACGGCGGCACCGCTGGCGAACATCGGCTACGGGGCCAGCAGCTACTGCACGGGCACGAGCGGCACGGTGGCGCTGGGCCTCGGCACGGGCTCGACGCTGGGCACGCTCACGGTGAACCCGGCCACGGGCCTGAGCATCGCGGCCAACGGCACGCTGACGCCTTCGACCTCCACGCCGGGCACGTACTTCATCACCAACACGGTGGCCGCCTCGGGCGGGTGCGCGGCCGTGACGGGCGGCACGACCGTTACCATCAACGCCACGCCGGCTACGCCGACGCTGACGGTAACGGGCACGCCGAGCACGGGGCTGGTGCTGACGTCGTCTGCGGCCACGGGCAACCAGTTTTACCTCAACGGGGTGGCTATTGCCGGGGCCACGGGCCAGACGTACGTGGTAAACTCGGGCACGCGCAACGGCTCCTACACGGTGGTCGTGACGAGCACGGGCGGCTGCGCCTCGGCCAGCTCGGCCCCTGTCAGCGTTACGGTCACGGCCTCAACTGCGGCCCAAGTGGCTACTTCCCTTGCTGTGTATCCGAACCCGACGCCCGATGGCCACCTCTCCGTAGAGCTGAGCGGCTACCGCGAAGCGGTGCAGCTGACTATCAGCAATGCGCTGGGGCAGCGCGTGTACGAAGCCAGCGTGGCGGCATCAGCGGCTCATAAGCAGGCTATTGACCTTTCGGCTCTGCCCGGTGGTGTGTATGTGCTGCAGGCCCGCACCGCCAGCGGTGGGGTAGAAGTACGGCGCATTGTGCGCGAATAG
- a CDS encoding T9SS type A sorting domain-containing protein: MSINATTGAINLAASTAGTYTVTYTVAGACGSSSTQTVTVTTPATAGFSYATPGIGGACAGSTGTFAPALATGATAGTFSSTTGLALNATTGVISLAGSTAGTYAITNTVAASGGCAAVSSTSTFTINATPATPTLTVTGTPSTGLVLTSSAATGNQFYLNGTAIAGATGQTYVVNSGTRNGSYTVVVTSTGGCASASSAPVSVTVTATASAQSAATVRLYPNPTPDGQLSVELSGYRKAATLSVVNTLGQVVRQLPAQAGNGTTQVDLSELANGVYLLRVSAPDQGLQTLRFAKY; the protein is encoded by the coding sequence TTGTCGATTAACGCGACGACCGGGGCTATCAACCTGGCTGCCAGCACCGCCGGCACGTACACGGTGACGTATACGGTAGCTGGTGCCTGCGGTAGCAGCTCTACCCAAACGGTGACCGTCACCACTCCCGCCACGGCGGGCTTTAGCTATGCCACACCGGGCATTGGCGGGGCCTGCGCTGGCAGCACGGGCACGTTTGCTCCTGCGCTGGCTACGGGTGCTACGGCCGGTACCTTCTCCTCAACGACGGGCCTGGCTCTTAACGCGACGACTGGTGTCATCAGCCTGGCCGGCTCAACGGCGGGCACTTATGCCATCACCAACACGGTGGCCGCTTCGGGCGGGTGCGCGGCCGTGTCGAGCACGAGCACGTTCACCATCAACGCCACGCCGGCTACGCCGACGCTGACGGTAACGGGCACGCCGAGCACGGGGCTGGTGCTGACGTCGTCTGCGGCCACGGGCAACCAGTTTTACCTCAACGGGACGGCTATTGCCGGGGCCACGGGCCAGACGTACGTGGTAAACTCGGGCACGCGCAACGGCTCCTACACGGTGGTCGTGACGAGCACGGGCGGCTGCGCCTCGGCCAGCTCAGCCCCTGTCAGCGTTACGGTCACGGCCACGGCCAGTGCCCAGAGCGCGGCCACTGTGCGCCTGTATCCCAACCCGACGCCCGACGGCCAGCTCTCCGTAGAGCTGAGCGGCTACCGCAAGGCGGCCACGCTGAGCGTGGTCAATACGCTGGGCCAGGTGGTGCGCCAGCTGCCGGCGCAAGCTGGCAACGGCACGACGCAGGTGGACCTGAGCGAGCTGGCCAACGGGGTGTACTTGCTGCGCGTGAGCGCCCCCGACCAGGGCCTGCAGACCCTGCGCTTCGCTAAATACTAG
- a CDS encoding beta strand repeat-containing protein, with product MLPGLVLGLLSLGFAAKSQAQSTVLEQWPLLADNVATVAVTGITPTTPTFTSLVLSDNSAASGTIPGYSAARGQAFAPLSTGGGWSSTATPPGPGTNPSRSFYEEFTVLAASGYSLRVDSLILTSAINNSAAGHLGVSYSTDGFTTINEVSGGNFTASGVTQPTGTTGGFPNPVTLPNQTAGPTVNANTFRLALNGATGVTVASGKTLSIRLYYGVGSSGTPRQAQLKSVSAKGASTVACNAAFAYASSSFCQSGANPTPTITGTTGGTFSSTSGLTIDATTGTITLSSSTAGTYTVTYTASSTCNSTQTVTITAGSSASFSYAASSYCTSSTATAPATLATGASAGTFSATPTGLTLDPATGTITPSSSAAGTYTVTNTVAASGSCSAATATSTVTITAPPKANIGYGATSYCTTTAGTVPLGIGTGSTRGTITVNPAAGLTIDASGTITPSTSTPGTYFITNTVAASGGCAAVTGGTTVTITAPATAAFSYPAAPNCTSTSGTVSPVLATGATAGTFTSTAGLTLNSTTGVVTPSTSTAGTYTVTNTVAASGGCAAVSSTATITISAPTTATFSYAGSPFCQSATNPVPTITGTTGGVFSSTTGLSLDATTGTINLAASTPGTYVVTYTVSGACGSSSTQTVTITAPATAAFSYPTTAVCAGTTGMVLPTLAAGATAGTFTSSTGLSLNATTGAVDVSGSVAGTYTVTNTVAASGGCAAVTATATIIISAPTTATFSYSGSPFCQSGANPTPAITGTTGGHSARPPGCRLTRRPGLSTWLPAPPARTR from the coding sequence ATGCTGCCAGGCCTGGTGCTTGGTTTATTGAGTCTGGGATTTGCTGCCAAAAGCCAGGCTCAGAGTACCGTACTGGAGCAGTGGCCGCTATTGGCCGATAATGTCGCCACGGTGGCAGTTACCGGTATAACGCCGACTACCCCTACGTTTACGAGCCTCGTTCTATCGGATAATTCGGCAGCCTCTGGTACTATTCCGGGCTATTCGGCAGCTCGAGGCCAGGCGTTCGCACCATTGAGTACGGGTGGCGGCTGGAGCAGCACGGCCACGCCTCCGGGGCCTGGCACTAACCCCTCGCGCTCATTTTATGAAGAGTTTACGGTGCTTGCGGCCTCTGGCTACTCGCTACGCGTCGATTCGTTGATTCTGACTTCGGCTATCAACAACTCCGCAGCGGGGCACCTGGGGGTTTCTTACTCGACTGACGGCTTTACCACCATCAACGAGGTAAGCGGTGGCAACTTTACTGCTTCCGGGGTGACGCAGCCAACGGGTACAACCGGCGGCTTTCCGAATCCGGTGACTTTGCCCAATCAGACTGCCGGCCCCACAGTGAATGCGAATACGTTTCGCCTGGCGCTCAACGGCGCTACGGGCGTTACCGTAGCCAGCGGCAAAACCCTGAGCATCCGTTTATATTACGGGGTAGGCTCTTCGGGCACTCCGCGCCAGGCCCAGCTTAAGTCGGTATCGGCCAAGGGAGCCAGCACAGTAGCCTGCAATGCCGCCTTCGCCTACGCCAGCAGCTCCTTCTGCCAGAGCGGAGCCAACCCTACACCCACCATCACGGGTACGACGGGCGGCACCTTCTCTTCGACCAGCGGCCTGACGATTGATGCAACTACCGGCACCATTACGCTGAGCAGCAGCACGGCCGGCACCTACACCGTTACCTACACGGCCAGCAGCACCTGCAACAGTACCCAGACTGTTACCATCACGGCGGGCTCATCGGCCAGCTTTAGCTACGCCGCCAGCAGCTACTGCACCAGCAGCACCGCTACTGCCCCGGCAACGCTGGCAACCGGCGCCAGCGCGGGTACTTTTTCGGCTACGCCCACCGGCCTCACCCTGGACCCCGCTACCGGTACTATTACGCCGAGCAGCTCGGCCGCCGGCACGTATACCGTGACCAATACCGTGGCCGCCAGCGGCAGCTGCTCGGCGGCTACCGCTACCAGCACCGTTACAATTACGGCTCCGCCGAAAGCCAATATTGGCTACGGAGCTACCAGCTACTGCACTACCACTGCCGGCACCGTACCCCTGGGTATTGGCACGGGCAGTACGCGCGGCACCATTACGGTAAACCCGGCTGCGGGCCTCACAATTGATGCGTCGGGTACGATTACGCCCTCCACCTCGACGCCGGGCACCTACTTCATCACGAATACGGTAGCTGCCAGCGGTGGCTGCGCCGCAGTGACTGGCGGAACCACGGTAACCATCACGGCCCCGGCTACGGCCGCTTTCTCGTATCCGGCCGCCCCAAACTGCACCAGCACGAGCGGCACGGTCAGTCCTGTGCTGGCTACGGGGGCCACGGCAGGCACGTTTACTTCGACGGCCGGCCTGACGCTGAACTCGACCACCGGCGTAGTCACTCCCTCTACTTCGACTGCTGGTACTTATACCGTAACCAATACGGTAGCGGCCTCGGGCGGCTGCGCGGCAGTGTCGAGCACGGCTACTATCACGATTTCGGCCCCGACCACGGCCACCTTCAGCTACGCAGGCTCACCCTTCTGCCAGAGCGCGACCAATCCGGTGCCCACCATCACGGGCACTACGGGCGGGGTGTTCTCTTCGACTACAGGTCTAAGCCTTGACGCCACAACCGGCACGATTAATCTGGCTGCCAGCACGCCCGGCACCTACGTGGTCACGTACACCGTGAGCGGCGCCTGCGGCAGCAGCAGCACTCAGACTGTCACCATCACCGCTCCCGCCACGGCTGCTTTCAGCTACCCAACTACTGCGGTATGCGCCGGAACCACGGGTATGGTGCTGCCTACCCTGGCAGCGGGTGCCACGGCTGGTACCTTTACTTCCAGCACCGGGCTGAGCCTGAATGCTACTACGGGTGCAGTAGATGTATCCGGCAGCGTAGCCGGTACTTATACGGTGACCAACACGGTGGCGGCCTCAGGCGGCTGCGCGGCGGTAACGGCCACGGCTACTATCATAATTTCGGCTCCGACCACGGCCACGTTCAGCTACAGCGGCTCGCCCTTCTGCCAGAGCGGAGCTAACCCCACCCCGGCCATCACCGGTACTACCGGGGGGCATTCAGCTCGACCGCCGGGTTGTCGATTAACGCGACGACCGGGGCTATCAACCTGGCTGCCAGCACCGCCGGCACGTACACGGTGA
- a CDS encoding M1 family metallopeptidase: MRISLLAAGLGLLLAPAIGRAQTTNSGTDKFAQLGTELPTPNEYRTASGAPGPKYWQQRADYNIKVSLDDQKQAITGSETITYTNLSPDVLSYLWVQLDQNILAKNSITAATNVGQVTGGRLSFQELDNQLAVAEFDGGYKIAAVTTAGGQPLKYTINHTMMRIDLPAALRPGQAVSFGVKWSYNISNQLKINERSGYEYFPEDKNYLYEIAQFYPRMAVYSDATGWQNKQFLGNGEFTLPFGDYKVSITAPADHIVGATGTLQNPDQVLSAVQRQRLAQARTAKKPVLIVTQAEATQAEGKRASGTKTWTFAAKNVRDFAWASSRKFIWDAMGISQSGKPVLCMSYYPKEGNPLWGQYSTEVVAHTIKTYSKFTIPYQYPVAISVHGPVGGMEYPMICFNGGRPERDGTYSADRKYGMISVIIHEVGHNFFPMIVNSDERQWTWMDEGLNTFCQYLTEQEWERNYPSRRGEPKNIVDYMRTDKSLQTPIMTNSESVLQFGNNAYGKPATALNILRETVMGRELFDYAFKTYATRWAYKHPQPADFFRTMEDASAVDLDWFWRGWFYGTDRCDISLDGVKYYRPNTKNPLVENTRLQNERTAQAASLSAQRNATDLKTTAVDDKPELKDFYNSYDPLAVSESDKQRYNQYLSSLTPEQQQRLNGNLNLYELSLRNVGGLVMPVVLQMTYDDGTQETQTIPAEIWRKNNEQVTKLIVSTKNVVSFVIDPLQQTADTDLSNNAYPRQAAPSRFELFQAGQFGNNAQFKNPMQVAKEPQIEKRENKPNPQ; encoded by the coding sequence ATGCGCATTTCGCTACTGGCCGCCGGGCTGGGGCTGTTGCTGGCCCCGGCTATCGGCCGGGCCCAGACGACCAACTCCGGCACCGATAAATTTGCCCAGCTCGGTACCGAGCTGCCCACACCCAACGAGTACCGCACCGCCAGCGGCGCGCCCGGCCCCAAGTACTGGCAGCAGCGCGCCGACTACAACATCAAGGTGAGCCTCGACGACCAGAAGCAGGCCATCACCGGCTCGGAGACCATCACGTACACCAACCTCTCGCCCGATGTGCTGAGCTACCTCTGGGTGCAGCTCGACCAGAATATTCTGGCTAAAAACTCCATCACGGCGGCTACTAACGTGGGGCAGGTGACGGGCGGCCGGCTCTCGTTTCAGGAGCTTGACAACCAGCTCGCGGTAGCGGAGTTCGACGGCGGCTACAAAATCGCGGCCGTGACCACGGCCGGCGGCCAGCCGCTGAAATACACCATCAACCACACCATGATGCGCATTGACCTGCCCGCCGCGCTGCGGCCGGGCCAGGCCGTGTCGTTTGGGGTGAAGTGGAGCTACAATATCAGCAATCAGCTGAAAATCAACGAGCGCAGCGGCTACGAATATTTCCCGGAGGATAAAAACTACCTCTACGAAATTGCGCAGTTTTACCCCCGCATGGCGGTGTACTCCGACGCTACGGGCTGGCAGAACAAGCAGTTTCTGGGCAACGGCGAGTTTACGCTGCCCTTCGGGGATTATAAAGTGAGCATCACGGCCCCCGCCGACCACATCGTGGGCGCCACCGGCACGCTCCAGAATCCCGACCAGGTGCTGAGCGCGGTCCAGCGCCAGCGCCTGGCCCAGGCCCGCACCGCCAAAAAGCCGGTACTCATCGTGACCCAGGCCGAGGCTACCCAGGCCGAAGGCAAGCGGGCCAGCGGCACCAAAACCTGGACCTTCGCCGCCAAAAACGTGCGCGACTTTGCCTGGGCCAGCTCGCGCAAGTTCATCTGGGATGCGATGGGTATCAGCCAGAGCGGCAAGCCGGTGCTCTGCATGAGCTACTATCCCAAGGAGGGCAACCCGCTCTGGGGGCAGTACTCGACCGAGGTGGTGGCGCACACCATCAAGACATATTCAAAATTCACTATTCCTTACCAGTACCCGGTGGCCATCTCGGTGCACGGGCCGGTGGGCGGCATGGAATACCCGATGATTTGCTTCAACGGCGGCCGGCCCGAGCGCGACGGCACCTACTCGGCCGACCGGAAGTACGGGATGATTTCGGTGATTATCCACGAGGTGGGCCACAACTTCTTCCCGATGATTGTGAACTCGGACGAGCGCCAGTGGACCTGGATGGACGAGGGTCTCAATACCTTCTGCCAGTACCTGACCGAGCAGGAGTGGGAGCGCAACTACCCCAGCCGCCGCGGCGAGCCCAAGAACATCGTGGACTACATGCGCACCGACAAGAGCCTGCAAACCCCGATTATGACCAACTCGGAGTCGGTGTTGCAGTTCGGCAACAACGCCTACGGTAAGCCCGCCACTGCCCTCAACATCCTGCGCGAGACGGTGATGGGCCGCGAGCTGTTCGACTACGCCTTCAAGACCTACGCCACGCGCTGGGCCTACAAGCACCCGCAGCCGGCCGATTTCTTCCGCACGATGGAAGATGCCTCGGCGGTAGACCTTGACTGGTTCTGGCGCGGCTGGTTTTACGGCACCGACCGCTGCGATATCTCGCTCGACGGCGTGAAGTACTACCGACCCAACACCAAAAACCCGCTGGTGGAAAACACCCGGCTGCAAAACGAGCGCACCGCCCAGGCGGCCAGCCTCTCGGCCCAGCGCAACGCGACCGACCTCAAAACCACCGCCGTCGATGACAAGCCCGAGCTGAAGGACTTTTACAACAGCTACGACCCGCTCGCGGTGAGCGAGAGCGATAAGCAGCGCTACAACCAGTACCTGAGCAGCCTTACCCCCGAGCAGCAGCAGCGCCTCAACGGCAACCTGAACCTCTACGAGCTGAGCCTGCGCAACGTGGGCGGCCTGGTAATGCCCGTGGTGCTGCAAATGACCTACGACGACGGCACCCAGGAAACCCAGACCATCCCGGCCGAAATCTGGCGCAAAAACAACGAGCAGGTCACCAAGCTCATCGTGTCGACCAAGAACGTGGTGTCGTTCGTCATCGACCCCTTGCAGCAAACCGCCGATACCGACCTGAGCAACAACGCCTACCCGCGCCAGGCCGCGCCCTCGCGCTTCGAGCTGTTCCAGGCCGGGCAGTTTGGCAACAACGCCCAGTTTAAAAACCCCATGCAGGTGGCCAAAGAGCCGCAGATTGAGAAGCGCGAGAACAAGCCGAACCCGCAGTAG